A DNA window from Acidobacteriota bacterium contains the following coding sequences:
- a CDS encoding AbrB/MazE/SpoVT family DNA-binding domain-containing protein: protein MRITTKGQVTIPQRFRLKFGLLPHTDVRFEETDGGVTIRPVLSKRALLEDRLRRARGVAVRGVRTDDIMRLTRGDD from the coding sequence ATGCGGATTACTACCAAGGGGCAGGTGACGATCCCGCAGCGTTTCCGTCTCAAGTTCGGTTTGCTGCCGCATACCGACGTGCGCTTCGAGGAAACCGATGGTGGCGTCACCATCCGACCAGTGCTGAGCAAGCGCGCGTTGTTGGAGGACCGCCTTCGCCGGGCTCGCGGAGTTGCCGTCCGCGGTGTTCGAACGGACGACATCATGCGGCTCACGCGCGGGGACGACTAG
- a CDS encoding MATE family efflux transporter: MSLVDVVSNGRRTLAARNAQLRADLRDAVRAVPRDYTSGSLGRAVLLLAVPMVLEMGMQSVFSVVDVYFVGRLGPEAVAVLGLSDSLIALVFAVSIGLSMGATAMVARRVGEGSPERASSAAVQAIVGGCAASFVIGVAGVVWASDLLVLLGATPELATSGRTFTAIMLGGCVTVTLLFMINGIFRGAGDPVLAMRALWLANLVNIVLDPILIFGFGPIPAFGLEGAAIATTVGRGLGVAYQLRALTSGNGSVTIDWRRARIETQTMLRLMRVSGIGILQYLVGTASFVGLIRILAPFGDTVLAGYTVAVRIIIFVLLPVWGVGNAAATLVGQNLGAGRPDRAESAVWFTARLNTVLLGIVGVIFVVFARPIVGLLATDPEVVALAAACLRIVACSYVFWGFGLVTVLAFNGAGDTTTPTWINFFVYWVVQLPLAWTLAGPVGLGPNGVFVTVAVCQTLMAVAGVLAFRRGGWKKRVL, encoded by the coding sequence ATGTCTTTGGTCGACGTGGTTTCCAACGGCCGCCGCACGCTGGCGGCCCGCAACGCGCAGCTTCGTGCGGACCTGCGCGACGCCGTCCGCGCCGTGCCCCGCGACTACACCAGCGGCAGCCTGGGGCGCGCCGTCTTGCTGCTGGCCGTGCCGATGGTCCTCGAGATGGGGATGCAGTCGGTCTTCTCGGTCGTTGACGTCTACTTCGTCGGCCGTCTCGGCCCGGAGGCGGTGGCCGTTCTCGGCCTGTCGGATTCGCTCATCGCCCTGGTGTTCGCGGTGTCGATCGGCCTCAGCATGGGGGCCACGGCGATGGTGGCTCGGCGCGTCGGCGAGGGTTCGCCCGAGCGCGCGTCGTCCGCCGCCGTGCAGGCCATCGTCGGCGGTTGCGCTGCGTCGTTCGTGATCGGCGTGGCGGGGGTTGTCTGGGCCTCCGATCTGCTGGTGCTGCTGGGCGCCACGCCGGAGCTGGCGACGAGCGGCCGGACCTTCACGGCGATCATGCTGGGCGGTTGCGTCACGGTGACGCTGCTGTTCATGATCAACGGCATCTTTCGCGGCGCGGGCGATCCGGTGCTGGCGATGCGGGCGCTCTGGCTGGCCAACCTCGTCAACATCGTGCTGGACCCGATCCTGATCTTCGGCTTCGGGCCCATTCCGGCGTTCGGGCTCGAAGGGGCGGCGATCGCAACGACCGTGGGGCGCGGCCTGGGCGTCGCCTACCAGCTTCGGGCGCTCACGAGCGGCAACGGCAGCGTGACCATTGACTGGCGGCGGGCCCGCATCGAGACGCAGACCATGCTGCGCCTGATGCGTGTCAGCGGCATCGGCATCCTGCAGTACCTGGTCGGGACGGCGAGCTTCGTCGGTCTCATTCGAATCCTGGCCCCATTCGGCGACACGGTGCTGGCGGGCTACACCGTGGCGGTGCGGATCATCATCTTCGTGCTGTTGCCGGTCTGGGGCGTCGGCAACGCCGCCGCAACCCTGGTGGGGCAGAACCTGGGCGCCGGCCGACCGGATCGCGCCGAGAGCGCGGTCTGGTTCACCGCCCGCCTGAACACGGTGTTACTGGGCATCGTGGGCGTGATCTTCGTGGTCTTCGCCCGGCCCATCGTCGGGCTCCTGGCGACCGATCCGGAGGTCGTTGCACTGGCCGCCGCCTGCCTGCGCATCGTCGCCTGCAGCTACGTGTTCTGGGGTTTCGGCCTCGTCACGGTGCTGGCGTTCAACGGTGCGGGCGACACGACCACGCCGACATGGATCAACTTCTTCGTCTACTGGGTGGTACAACTTCCGCTCGCCTGGACGCTCGCCGGCCCGGTCGGTCTGGGGCCGAACGGGGTGTTCGTGACGGTCGCGGTCTGCCAGACGCTGATGGCGGTGGCGGGCGTCCTCGCGTTCCGGCGCGGAGGTTGGAAGAAGCGGGTGCTGTAG
- a CDS encoding ribbon-helix-helix protein, CopG family, with protein MSMVKVTYSLDDATVRRIRRTAERIGKPQSHVVREAVADYATRTDRLSEAERLRMLGVLDRWRSEPAPRSRERVESELREIRVSRRESSLRRLADDDPS; from the coding sequence ATGAGTATGGTCAAGGTCACCTATTCCCTGGACGACGCGACGGTACGCCGGATCCGCCGGACGGCGGAACGCATTGGGAAGCCGCAGAGCCACGTCGTCCGCGAGGCGGTCGCCGACTACGCCACGCGCACCGATCGGTTGAGCGAGGCCGAGCGCCTGCGCATGCTCGGGGTGCTGGACCGTTGGCGCAGCGAGCCGGCGCCGCGCTCTCGCGAGCGCGTCGAATCCGAGCTTCGAGAGATCCGCGTGTCGCGTCGCGAGTCGTCCCTGCGGCGTTTGGCCGATGACGATCCATCTTGA
- a CDS encoding type II toxin-antitoxin system VapC family toxin — protein MTIHLDTSALVGALAGPGAAADRLYTFIDQGHRLRLSSIVLYEWLRGPRTVSELRVQEALFPREQAVPFDTEAAAEAAGLYARLSRPRGRDLDLAIAASALVNEATLWTLNPKDFSDVPGLRLA, from the coding sequence ATGACGATCCATCTTGATACGTCCGCGCTCGTCGGCGCGCTGGCGGGGCCGGGCGCCGCCGCCGACCGCCTGTACACTTTCATAGACCAGGGCCATCGGTTGCGGCTCTCGTCGATTGTCCTCTACGAGTGGTTGCGCGGGCCGCGAACCGTGAGCGAGCTTCGCGTGCAGGAAGCTCTCTTTCCGCGCGAGCAGGCCGTGCCGTTCGACACCGAGGCGGCGGCGGAGGCGGCGGGGCTGTACGCTCGTTTGTCCCGCCCGCGCGGCCGGGATCTCGATCTCGCGATCGCCGCCTCCGCCCTCGTGAACGAAGCCACGCTCTGGACGCTGAACCCGAAGGACTTCAGCGATGTGCCCGGCCTGAGGCTGGCGTAG
- a CDS encoding type II toxin-antitoxin system VapC family toxin encodes MFLLDTNVLLDIFTDDPQWRAWSENALAEALVAGPIGINPIIYAEASLAFDVAETLDRQLDELMIERLPLPYNAAFGAARAFRRYRDAGGARSAPLPDFYIGAHAEADGLTLVTRDSRRFQTYFPVVPMVSPPTSA; translated from the coding sequence GTGTTCCTGCTCGATACCAACGTTCTGCTCGACATCTTCACGGACGACCCGCAGTGGCGGGCGTGGTCCGAGAACGCTCTTGCCGAGGCGCTGGTCGCCGGGCCGATAGGCATCAACCCGATCATCTATGCGGAGGCGTCCCTCGCGTTCGATGTCGCCGAGACACTGGACCGTCAGTTGGACGAACTGATGATCGAGCGCCTTCCGTTGCCGTACAACGCGGCGTTCGGTGCAGCCAGGGCCTTCCGCCGGTACCGGGATGCTGGCGGGGCGCGGTCGGCGCCCCTCCCGGACTTCTACATCGGAGCCCATGCGGAAGCCGATGGCCTGACTCTCGTTACGAGAGATTCCCGGCGATTCCAAACCTATTTCCCTGTCGTGCCGATGGTGTCGCCTCCGACGTCTGCCTGA
- a CDS encoding type II toxin-antitoxin system VapC family toxin, with protein MIVLDTHVLIWAVDGDPRLGRTARATLDEAGGTDGIGVSAITPWEIALLVEKGRLRLGCDAGTWIDSALDLPGVRLLPIEPAIAIDSVRLPGSFHADPADRLILATARYSRAPLITADSAMIEYAKGGHLRVVDASL; from the coding sequence GTGATCGTCCTTGATACGCACGTACTTATCTGGGCGGTTGACGGTGACCCCCGGCTCGGACGCACGGCCCGTGCCACCCTCGACGAAGCGGGAGGTACGGACGGCATCGGCGTCTCGGCCATAACGCCCTGGGAAATCGCCCTGCTGGTCGAGAAGGGTCGCTTGCGCCTCGGGTGCGACGCCGGGACCTGGATCGACAGCGCGCTTGACTTGCCCGGCGTCCGTTTGCTGCCGATCGAACCTGCCATTGCGATCGACAGCGTGCGCCTGCCCGGCAGTTTCCACGCCGACCCGGCCGATCGCCTTATTCTCGCGACGGCCCGCTACTCCCGCGCGCCGCTCATCACCGCCGACAGCGCCATGATCGAGTACGCCAAGGGCGGCCACCTTCGCGTCGTTGACGCGTCACTGTGA
- a CDS encoding sulfite exporter TauE/SafE family protein — MITDPWFYVAASVAVLLVGLAKGGLGGGIGVVGVPLMAVVVGPFQAAAILLPILMVMDVLALRVFWREWDIGNLRAILPGAFFGTVLGFLTARQISPDGLRIMVGVIALIYAVQYFWLRPGRGGTPKPARPLLGVLWGTTAGFTSFSIHAGGPPLQAYLIPQQMHRTRFQSTSIVFFFVVNWLKVAPYYWLGQWNTENLLTSAMLLPIAPIGVTLGRYIHERINDAIFYAIVHAGLFVIGVKLLYDASATTLP; from the coding sequence TTGATCACCGATCCCTGGTTCTACGTCGCGGCGTCCGTCGCGGTGCTCCTTGTCGGGCTGGCCAAGGGAGGCCTGGGCGGCGGCATCGGCGTCGTCGGCGTGCCGCTGATGGCGGTGGTAGTCGGTCCGTTTCAGGCCGCCGCCATCCTGCTCCCCATCCTGATGGTGATGGATGTGCTCGCCCTCCGCGTGTTCTGGAGGGAATGGGACATCGGCAACCTGCGCGCCATCCTCCCAGGCGCCTTCTTCGGCACCGTGCTCGGCTTCCTCACCGCGCGCCAGATCTCGCCCGACGGCCTCCGCATCATGGTGGGCGTCATCGCCCTCATCTACGCCGTGCAGTACTTCTGGCTCCGCCCCGGCCGCGGCGGCACGCCCAAACCGGCGCGTCCCCTGCTCGGCGTCCTATGGGGGACGACGGCCGGGTTCACCAGCTTCTCGATCCATGCCGGCGGCCCGCCGCTCCAGGCCTACCTGATACCGCAGCAGATGCATCGGACCAGGTTCCAGTCCACCAGCATCGTGTTCTTCTTCGTCGTCAACTGGCTGAAGGTCGCTCCCTACTACTGGCTGGGCCAATGGAACACCGAGAACCTCCTGACCTCCGCCATGCTGTTGCCCATCGCCCCCATCGGCGTCACTCTTGGCCGGTACATTCATGAGCGCATCAACGACGCGATCTTCTACGCCATCGTGCACGCCGGCCTGTTCGTCATCGGCGTGAAGCTGCTCTACGACGCGTCGGCAACGACGCTCCCCTGA
- a CDS encoding type II toxin-antitoxin system Phd/YefM family antitoxin, translating into MAKSLGATEFRATCLRVIKRLEKDGEPVTITHRGRPVAVLSPAPPPGTRSSIIGAMRGSVLGYDNPFAPATDPSDWTAAR; encoded by the coding sequence ATGGCAAAGAGTCTCGGTGCAACCGAATTCAGGGCGACCTGTCTCCGCGTCATCAAGCGATTGGAGAAAGACGGGGAGCCGGTCACAATCACTCACCGCGGCCGACCGGTTGCCGTGTTGTCGCCAGCCCCCCCGCCCGGTACTCGTTCGTCGATCATCGGTGCGATGCGGGGATCGGTGCTGGGCTATGACAATCCCTTCGCACCAGCGACCGATCCGTCGGACTGGACGGCGGCCCGGTGA
- a CDS encoding DUF1295 domain-containing protein, whose translation MLGSIVIEWLGVGHLFELTRTEAIAGFFTPLAVFAAFLLAQLILPGKWVPGYVVNPVTGEPRTYRLNGLPVFALALLVWALELTGMPRDWFYRSSIYAVAGGTVFTTIFAIIAVYSQPPGRIRNPLLALWDGRIQELSFFNNRFDLKMYFYVVGGAMLSLNALSGAAYHYELFGEDSNPGVFLYAAFFTFYILDYFIFERVQLYTYDLIHEHLGFKVFWGCLIVYGWMFILPLWGLAVYPDPGFSPPWTNVWLIGTTALFLLGWGISRGANNQKYTFKRWPDRKFLGLIEPEYIEAGDRKILCSGLWGAARHLNYLGEGFLALAIALVFGYFTNPWAWTYFVFIVSLFTFRQRFDDAYCAEKYGADKWAEYQARVKYRIIPGIY comes from the coding sequence ATACTAGGTTCAATCGTGATTGAATGGCTTGGCGTCGGCCACCTCTTCGAGCTGACGCGCACGGAAGCGATTGCGGGCTTCTTCACCCCACTGGCCGTCTTCGCGGCGTTCCTGCTGGCGCAACTCATCCTGCCGGGAAAGTGGGTCCCCGGCTACGTCGTCAATCCGGTGACTGGAGAGCCCCGCACCTATCGGCTGAACGGGCTCCCGGTGTTTGCGCTGGCGCTGCTCGTGTGGGCGCTCGAGCTCACCGGGATGCCGCGCGACTGGTTCTACCGGTCGTCGATCTACGCCGTGGCCGGCGGGACGGTCTTCACCACGATCTTCGCGATCATCGCCGTGTACAGCCAACCACCGGGCAGGATCAGGAACCCGCTCCTGGCGCTGTGGGATGGACGGATCCAGGAGCTGTCGTTTTTCAACAACCGCTTCGACTTGAAGATGTACTTCTATGTCGTCGGCGGGGCGATGTTGTCGCTCAACGCCCTGTCCGGGGCCGCGTACCACTACGAGCTATTCGGCGAAGACTCCAATCCGGGCGTCTTCCTGTACGCGGCGTTCTTCACGTTCTACATACTCGACTACTTCATCTTCGAGCGCGTCCAGCTCTATACCTACGATCTGATCCACGAGCATCTCGGCTTCAAGGTGTTCTGGGGCTGCCTCATCGTCTACGGATGGATGTTCATCCTCCCGTTGTGGGGGCTGGCCGTCTACCCGGACCCCGGATTCTCGCCGCCATGGACGAACGTCTGGCTGATCGGAACGACCGCGCTGTTCCTGCTCGGGTGGGGCATCTCGCGCGGCGCCAACAACCAGAAATACACCTTCAAGCGCTGGCCCGATCGCAAGTTCCTCGGACTCATCGAGCCCGAGTACATCGAGGCGGGCGACCGCAAGATCCTGTGCAGCGGCCTGTGGGGCGCCGCCCGCCACCTCAACTACCTCGGCGAAGGGTTCCTGGCCCTGGCCATCGCCCTGGTATTCGGCTACTTCACCAACCCCTGGGCCTGGACCTACTTCGTCTTCATCGTCTCGCTGTTCACCTTCCGCCAGCGCTTCGACGACGCGTACTGCGCCGAGAAGTACGGCGCCGACAAATGGGCGGAGTATCAGGCGCGGGTGAAGTACCGGATTATTCCCGGCATCTACTGA